The following proteins are co-located in the Castanea sativa cultivar Marrone di Chiusa Pesio chromosome 8, ASM4071231v1 genome:
- the LOC142605549 gene encoding histone H2A-like produces the protein MDKKGAGGRKGSGSRKKSVPRSVKAGLQFPVGRIGRYLKKGRYAKRFGSGAPVYMAAVLEYLAAEVLELAGNAARDNKKTRIIPRHVLLAVRNDEELGKLLAGVTIAHGGVLPNINPVLLPKKTEKATKEPKSPSKATKSPKKA, from the exons atggaTAAGAAAGGTGCCGGGGGAAGAAAAGGTAGTGGCTCAAGGAAGAAGTCGGTTCCCCGATCCGTCAAAGCTGGTTTGCAATTTCCAGTCGGTAGGATAGGCCGGTACCTTAAGAAAGGAAGGTACGCCAAACGTTTTGGATCAGGTGCCCCTGTTTATATGGCAGCCGTGCTTGAGTACCTTGCTGCTGAG GTGTTGGAGTTGGCTGGAAATGCAGCTCGTGACAACAAGAAGACTAGGATAATCCCAAGGCATGTGTTGTTAGCTGTGAGGAATGATGAAGAGCTTGGAAAATTGCTTGCTGGTGTTACTATAGCTCATGGTGGGGTCCTTCCTAATATCAACCCTGTTTTGTTGCCAAAGAAGACTGAGAAGGCTACCAAAGAGCCTAAGTCTCCTTCCAAGGCTACCAAGTCACCCAAGAAGGCTTAG